A window of the Brassica oleracea var. oleracea cultivar TO1000 unplaced genomic scaffold, BOL UnpScaffold01165, whole genome shotgun sequence genome harbors these coding sequences:
- the LOC106320992 gene encoding uncharacterized protein LOC106320992, with translation MKQQRDLVVVFFVLFSFLLFVNLSEGRSGGSAEEYWKKMMKDEPLPGPIKEHLNNPFRTGQERFVKDFNTKSIVIIYHNPNV, from the exons ATGAAGCAACAACGTGACTTGGTCGTCGTCTTCTTTGTCCTTTTCAGCTTTCTCCTG TTTGTGAATCTGAGTGAAGGAAGATCAGGAGGAAGTGCAGAAGAATattggaagaagatgatgaaggaTGAGCCATTACCTGGACCAATCAAAGAGCATCTCAACAATCCATTTAGGACAGGACAAGAGAGGTTCGTCAAAGATTTCAACACCAAGTCTATCGTCATCATCTACCACAATCCTAATgtataa